Proteins found in one Salvelinus alpinus chromosome 11, SLU_Salpinus.1, whole genome shotgun sequence genomic segment:
- the LOC139533274 gene encoding PAX-interacting protein 1-like has translation MKMTSITKELSLLYDVTMIGRFTEGEREILKKLEKGFESEIREKTIVLFTHGEDLKHMSIETFLEKTDPHLKEVVRLCEKRHHVFRNTSTDRHQVIELMVKICKLLGLEQMSQELQELQELQELQELQELQELQELQELQELQELQELQGLQELQELQELQELQVLQMLQELQELQELQVLQELQELQVLQELPELQELQELQELQVLQELQELQVLQELQGLQELQVLQELQELQVLQELQELQELQVLQELQELQELQELQELQELQVLQELQVLQELQELQVLQELQVLQELQVLQVLQVLQVLQELPELQELQELQELQVLQELQELQELQELQELQVLQMLQELQMLQMLQELQVLQMLPELQELQELQELQELQELQELQVLQVLQVLQVLQELPELQELQELQELQELQVLQMLQELQMLQMLQELQVLQMLQELQELQMLQELQMLQMLQELQELQMLQELQELQELQELQELQMLQMLQELQELQMLQELQLQELQELQELQMLQELQMLQELQELQELQELQELQELQMLQELQMLQELQVLQVLQELQVLQELQELQELQELQELQELQELQMNINQQSYR, from the exons ATGAAAATG ACATCAATAACAAAGGAGCTGAGTCTGCTCTACGACGTCACAATG ATTGGACGATtcacagagggtgagagagagatattaaaGAAATTGGAAAAGGGATTTGAGAGTGAAATACGAGAGAAAACCATTGTCCTCTTCACTCATGGAGAGGACCTGAAACACATGAGCATAGAAACATTCCTTGAAAAGACAGACCCTCATCTTAAAGAGGTAGTGAGGCTCTGTGAGAAGAGGCATCATGTGTTCAGGAACACTAGCACAGACCGTCATCAGGTGATAGAGCTGATGGTGAAGATCTGTAAATTACTGGGCCTTGAGCAAATGTCACAGGagctacaggagttacaggagctacaggagttacaggagttacaggagttacaggagctacaggagttacaggagttacaggagctacaggagttacaggagttacaggggctacaggagttacaggagttacaggagctaCAGGAGTTACAGGTGTTACAGATGTTACAGGagctacaggagttacaggagttacaggtgttacaggagttacaggagctaCAGGTGTTACAGGAGTTACCGGAGCTACAGGAGCTACAGGAGCTACAGGAGTTACAGGTGTTACAGGAGCTACAGGAGCTACAGGTGTTACAGGAGCTACAGGGGCTACAGGAGTTACAGGTGTTACAGGAGCTACAGGAGTTACAGGTGTTACAGGAGCTACAGGAGCTACAGGAGTTACAGGTGTTACAGGAGCTACAGGagctacaggagttacaggagctaCAGGAGCTACAGGAGTTACAGGTGTTACAGGAGCTACAGGtgttacaggagttacaggagctaCAGGTGTTACAGGAGCTACAGGTGTTACAGGAGTTACAGGTGTTACAGGTGTTACAGGTGTTACAGGTGTTACAGGAGTTACCGGAGCTACAGGagctacaggagttacaggagttacaggtgttacaggagctacaggagttacaggagttacaggagctaCAGGAGTTACAGGTGTTACAGATGTTACAGGAGTTACAGATGTTACAGATGTTACAGGAGTTACAGGTGTTACAGATGTTACCGGAGCTACAGGAGCTACAGGagctacaggagttacaggagttacaggagctaCAGGAGTTACAGGTGTTACAGGTGTTACAGGTGTTACAGGTGTTACAGGAGTTACCGGAGCTACAGGagctacaggagttacaggagctaCAGGAGTTACAGGTGTTACAGATGTTACAGGAGTTACAGATGTTACAGATGTTACAGGAGTTACAGGTGTTACAGAtgttacaggagttacaggagttaCAGATGTTACAGGAGTTACAGATGTTACAGATGTTACAGGAGCTACAGGAGTTACAGATGTTACAGGagctacaggagttacaggagttacaggagttacaggagttaCAGATGTTACAGATGTTACAGGAGCTACAGGAGTTACAGATGTTACAGGAGCTACAG ttacaggagctacaggagttacaggagttacagatgttacaggagttacagatgttacaggagctacaggagttacaggagctacaggagttacaggagctaCAGGAGTTACAGATGTTACAGGAGTTACAGATGTTACAGGAGCTACAGGTGTTACAGGTGTTACAGGAGTTACAGGtgttacaggagttacaggagttacaggagttacaggagctacaggagttacaggagctacaggagttacagat GAACATCAACCAGCAGAGCTACAGGTGA